A window of Maniola jurtina chromosome W, ilManJurt1.1, whole genome shotgun sequence contains these coding sequences:
- the LOC123879865 gene encoding uncharacterized protein K02A2.6-like isoform X2, which produces MKARLRTKVWWPRIDKDAERLVKACRGCTLVSNPTPPHPMKRRALPAEPWVDIAMDFLGPLPSHDYLLILVDYYSRYKEIKVMRSITSLDTIKVLKEIFSRLGYPATLTCDNGTQMTGEVFRKYCKECGIILYNTVPYWPQMNGEVERQNRDVLKRLKICQAENKDWKEDIFSYLMMYNSTPHSVTGKSPSELFYKRQFRDKIPAAPDMEYKAIDEEVRDRDLQKKEKGKEYADLKRKATDSNLEIGEKVLVKNLIKDNKLTSNFNPTTHTVTDVSGGDVNIRNDETGKEYRRNIVHLKKLNDSWTVVNQSSS; this is translated from the coding sequence ATGAAAGCTCGCCTCAGAACAAAGGTGTGGTGGCCTAGGATTGACAAAGATGCTGAACGATTAGTAAAAGCTTGCCGAGGATGTACGCTTGTATCAAATCCTACTCCGCCACATCCAATGAAGAGACGAGCACTTCCCGCTGAACCTTGGGTTGACATAGCGATGGACTTCTTGGGGCCGCTTCCTAGTCACGATTACCTGTTGATACTTGTTGATTACTATAGTAGATATAAAGAAATCAAAGTAATGCGCAGTATTACTTCTCTTGATACGATAAAGGTGTTAAAAGAAATATTCTCCAGATTAGGTTATCCAGCAACCTTGACGTGTGATAATGGAACTCAGATGACTGGCGAGGTTTTCCGGAAATATTGTAAGGAATGTGGAATCATCCTATATAATACAGTTCCGTATTGGCCTCAAATGAACGGGGAAGTCGAGAGGCAAAATCGAGACGTTTTAAAACGTCTAAAAATTTGCCAAGCTGAAAACAAGGATTGGAAAGAGGACATTTTCAGTTATTTAATGATGTATAACAGTACGCCTCACTCTGTTACAGGCAAATCTCCCTCggagttattttataaaagacaGTTTAGAGACAAGATCCCAGCAGCACCAGATATGGAGTATAAGGCAATAGATGAAGAGGTAAGAGATAGGGACCTGCAAAAGAAGGAAAAAGGGAAAGAGTATGCAGATCTCAAAAGGAAAGCGACAGATAGCAACTTAGAAATAGGAGAAAAAGTATTAGTGAAAAATTTGATCAAAGATAATAAGTTAACCTCCAATTTCAATCCCACTACGCATACAGTTACGGATGTGAGTGGTGGTGATGTTAATATTAGGAATGATGAAACCGGAAAAGAATATCGGCGAAATATAGTccatttaaagaaattaaatgattCATGGACGGTTGTGAACCAGAGTAGCAGTTAG
- the LOC123879865 gene encoding uncharacterized protein K02A2.6-like isoform X1 — MNPHRGYHPWFPFLKKDKKSGDILLRGTRIVIPHLLRQRVLEAAHEGHPGIVAMKARLRTKVWWPRIDKDAERLVKACRGCTLVSNPTPPHPMKRRALPAEPWVDIAMDFLGPLPSHDYLLILVDYYSRYKEIKVMRSITSLDTIKVLKEIFSRLGYPATLTCDNGTQMTGEVFRKYCKECGIILYNTVPYWPQMNGEVERQNRDVLKRLKICQAENKDWKEDIFSYLMMYNSTPHSVTGKSPSELFYKRQFRDKIPAAPDMEYKAIDEEVRDRDLQKKEKGKEYADLKRKATDSNLEIGEKVLVKNLIKDNKLTSNFNPTTHTVTDVSGGDVNIRNDETGKEYRRNIVHLKKLNDSWTVVNQSSS; from the exons ATGAACCCTCACCGTGGGTATCACCCATGGTTCCCGTTCTTAAAGAAGGACAAGAAGAG TGGAGATATCCTTCTTCGGGGAACTAGGATAGTTATACCTCATCTTCTGCGGCAACGAGTACTGGAAGCAGCTCATGAAGGCCATCCAGGCATAGTAGCAATGAAAGCTCGCCTCAGAACAAAGGTGTGGTGGCCTAGGATTGACAAAGATGCTGAACGATTAGTAAAAGCTTGCCGAGGATGTACGCTTGTATCAAATCCTACTCCGCCACATCCAATGAAGAGACGAGCACTTCCCGCTGAACCTTGGGTTGACATAGCGATGGACTTCTTGGGGCCGCTTCCTAGTCACGATTACCTGTTGATACTTGTTGATTACTATAGTAGATATAAAGAAATCAAAGTAATGCGCAGTATTACTTCTCTTGATACGATAAAGGTGTTAAAAGAAATATTCTCCAGATTAGGTTATCCAGCAACCTTGACGTGTGATAATGGAACTCAGATGACTGGCGAGGTTTTCCGGAAATATTGTAAGGAATGTGGAATCATCCTATATAATACAGTTCCGTATTGGCCTCAAATGAACGGGGAAGTCGAGAGGCAAAATCGAGACGTTTTAAAACGTCTAAAAATTTGCCAAGCTGAAAACAAGGATTGGAAAGAGGACATTTTCAGTTATTTAATGATGTATAACAGTACGCCTCACTCTGTTACAGGCAAATCTCCCTCggagttattttataaaagacaGTTTAGAGACAAGATCCCAGCAGCACCAGATATGGAGTATAAGGCAATAGATGAAGAGGTAAGAGATAGGGACCTGCAAAAGAAGGAAAAAGGGAAAGAGTATGCAGATCTCAAAAGGAAAGCGACAGATAGCAACTTAGAAATAGGAGAAAAAGTATTAGTGAAAAATTTGATCAAAGATAATAAGTTAACCTCCAATTTCAATCCCACTACGCATACAGTTACGGATGTGAGTGGTGGTGATGTTAATATTAGGAATGATGAAACCGGAAAAGAATATCGGCGAAATATAGTccatttaaagaaattaaatgattCATGGACGGTTGTGAACCAGAGTAGCAGTTAG